Proteins encoded within one genomic window of Prauserella marina:
- a CDS encoding cobalamin biosynthesis protein CobD/CbiB — translation MSAARALGLLLGVLADGSMGDPRRRPVAGFAKAASVVERRIYADHPLPGAVYAVGLAGGATALGVLVERAGRAHPVVRIAGTAFGTWAVLGAAHLAGSGTALARDLETGDLEAARRTLSALDARRTDDLDVTGLSRASVEVVAGATADAVVTPLVWGAVAGVPGLVGSRAVTLLRARVGRRAERYRRFGWVTARLDEVINLVPTRVAAALTVAGAPVVGGSSAGAWRAWRRDTVVHPSPNAGRVEAAVAGALEIRLGGRTVYPEGVAELPVLGAGRNPDAGHVTRAVELSRVVGWLAGVTSGVLALAAGLRGRKRKN, via the coding sequence GTGAGCGCGGCGCGAGCATTGGGATTGCTGTTGGGGGTGCTCGCCGACGGCTCCATGGGTGATCCGCGCCGCCGTCCCGTCGCGGGGTTCGCCAAGGCCGCCTCCGTCGTCGAGCGCAGGATCTACGCCGACCATCCGCTGCCCGGTGCCGTATACGCCGTTGGGCTCGCCGGTGGTGCGACCGCGCTCGGCGTGCTGGTCGAGCGTGCTGGCAGAGCCCACCCCGTGGTGAGGATCGCGGGGACGGCGTTCGGCACGTGGGCCGTGCTCGGCGCCGCGCACCTCGCCGGTTCGGGCACCGCGCTCGCTCGTGATCTCGAAACCGGCGACCTCGAAGCGGCGAGGCGGACACTGTCGGCGCTGGACGCGCGGCGCACGGACGACCTCGACGTCACCGGTCTTTCAAGGGCCTCGGTCGAGGTCGTCGCCGGGGCGACGGCCGACGCCGTCGTCACCCCGCTGGTGTGGGGAGCGGTGGCCGGTGTGCCAGGGCTCGTCGGTTCCCGCGCGGTCACCCTGCTGAGGGCGAGGGTGGGACGGCGAGCGGAGCGCTACCGCCGGTTCGGCTGGGTCACCGCGCGGCTCGACGAGGTGATCAACCTCGTGCCGACCAGGGTCGCCGCCGCTCTCACCGTGGCTGGCGCGCCCGTCGTCGGCGGGTCGTCGGCGGGAGCATGGCGGGCATGGCGCCGCGACACGGTCGTCCACCCGAGCCCCAACGCGGGCAGGGTCGAGGCCGCCGTCGCCGGTGCGCTGGAGATCAGGCTCGGCGGGCGCACGGTCTATCCGGAGGGGGTCGCCGAACTGCCCGTCCTCGGCGCGGGCCGCAATCCCGACGCGGGACACGTGACCCGCGCCGTCGAGCTGTCGAGGGTCGTCGGCTGGCTCGCCGGAGTCACCTCGGGTGTACTCGCGCTCGCCGCGGGGCTGCGCGGGAGGAAACGGAAGAACTGA
- a CDS encoding SURF1 family protein: MRWKFLLKPGWLALTLVVFIFAVSCYTLLAPWQFQRHDERATQNAAVQASFTATPEPVSAALPDNQVPDVNTQWQRVLIKGTYLPEAEVIARLRTVQGEPAFEILTPMRTTDGEVVLIDRGYVRPDDRTMVPPYAAPPEGVVGVEARVRIQERDPQERPAFSDESTEGKLHSYAINPQVVGAAGNLDIRPGYFQLENDQPGVLGPLPLPQLDAGPFLSYALQWIAFGTMALLGWLYFTVRELKPGGALAGDEPRPERRKSVAQILAEDEAAEREERANAS; the protein is encoded by the coding sequence GTGCGGTGGAAGTTCCTGCTCAAGCCGGGCTGGCTGGCGTTGACCCTCGTGGTGTTCATCTTCGCCGTGTCCTGCTACACGTTGCTGGCGCCGTGGCAGTTCCAGCGGCACGACGAGCGGGCGACCCAGAACGCCGCCGTGCAGGCATCGTTCACGGCGACCCCCGAACCGGTGTCGGCCGCGCTTCCCGACAACCAGGTACCCGACGTGAACACCCAGTGGCAGCGCGTCCTCATCAAGGGCACCTACCTGCCAGAGGCCGAGGTCATCGCCAGGTTGCGCACCGTACAGGGCGAACCGGCCTTCGAGATCCTCACCCCCATGCGCACCACGGACGGCGAGGTCGTGCTGATCGACCGCGGCTATGTTCGCCCCGACGACCGGACAATGGTGCCGCCCTACGCCGCACCGCCGGAAGGTGTGGTGGGAGTCGAGGCGAGAGTCCGGATCCAGGAGCGGGACCCACAGGAGCGGCCCGCCTTCTCGGACGAGTCGACCGAGGGGAAGCTGCACAGCTACGCGATCAACCCGCAGGTGGTGGGCGCCGCCGGCAACCTCGACATCCGGCCCGGCTACTTCCAGCTCGAAAACGATCAACCGGGCGTGCTGGGCCCGCTGCCGTTGCCGCAGCTCGACGCGGGCCCGTTCCTTTCCTACGCGCTCCAGTGGATCGCGTTCGGCACGATGGCTCTGCTGGGCTGGCTGTACTTCACGGTGAGGGAGCTCAAGCCTGGCGGCGCGCTCGCCGGCGACGAACCGAGGCCGGAACGGCGCAAGTCGGTCGCGCAGATCCTCGCCGAGGACGAGGCGGCCGAACGGGAAGAGCGCGCGAACGCGTCCTGA
- a CDS encoding fructosamine kinase family protein, translated as MTDKPALRAVERHLAAKPVHTFGLGGTAVVVSLDGGGQVVAKRGAGKGATAAEAAGLRWLGEYGDVPVPAVHGYDEEWLVTEYVAPGIPGTSAAERLGRGLAALHLRGAPSHGCPPPGGPADAWMGLAPMRDEPRADWPASYATDRIEPYVRSCVDKGRLTLADAKVFDEVCVELPRLAGPPEPPARLHGDAWSGNVHWAEDGSAWLIDPAAHGGHRETDLAMLRLFGTPLLDHIVGGYEEAARDAGAPLADGWRERVPLHQLFPLLVHAVLFGEGYARQALTAARACLG; from the coding sequence ATGACGGACAAGCCTGCGTTGCGCGCGGTGGAGCGGCACCTCGCCGCGAAACCGGTGCACACCTTCGGGCTCGGCGGCACCGCGGTCGTCGTGAGTCTCGACGGCGGGGGCCAGGTCGTCGCCAAACGCGGTGCGGGGAAGGGCGCCACGGCCGCGGAGGCCGCCGGGCTGCGCTGGCTCGGCGAGTACGGCGACGTACCCGTTCCCGCGGTGCACGGGTACGACGAGGAATGGCTGGTGACCGAGTACGTGGCGCCGGGGATACCGGGAACCTCGGCTGCCGAGCGACTGGGAAGAGGTCTGGCCGCGCTGCATCTGAGGGGCGCTCCCTCCCACGGTTGCCCACCACCGGGTGGTCCGGCCGACGCGTGGATGGGCCTTGCTCCCATGCGCGACGAGCCGCGTGCGGACTGGCCCGCGAGCTACGCCACCGACCGGATCGAGCCCTACGTGCGTTCGTGCGTCGACAAGGGGCGGCTGACCTTGGCCGACGCGAAGGTGTTCGACGAGGTGTGCGTCGAGCTGCCCCGCCTCGCGGGCCCGCCGGAACCACCCGCGAGGCTGCACGGCGACGCGTGGAGCGGCAACGTGCACTGGGCCGAGGACGGGTCGGCGTGGCTGATCGACCCCGCCGCCCACGGCGGGCACAGGGAGACCGACCTCGCGATGCTGCGCCTGTTCGGTACTCCGCTGCTCGACCACATAGTGGGCGGCTACGAAGAGGCAGCGCGGGACGCGGGGGCTCCGCTCGCCGACGGGTGGCGCGAGCGCGTTCCGCTGCACCAGCTCTTCCCGTTACTCGTCCACGCCGTGCTGTTCGGGGAGGGCTACGCGCGGCAGGCGCTGACCGCGGCAAGGGCCTGTCTCGGCTGA
- a CDS encoding low molecular weight protein-tyrosine-phosphatase translates to MADQHDRPPGEEADKLRVVFVCSGNICRSPMAEIVFREQLRRAGLSGSVAVSSAGTGPWHVGEPADGRAIATLTANGYHDGAAEHVAAQIGRDHLSADLLLAADNGHARELRALLPGQTGKVALLRGFDPEAPEGAEVPDPYYGGDDAMSGFTDVLGMIERAMPALLDWVRERR, encoded by the coding sequence ATGGCTGACCAGCACGACAGACCACCGGGTGAGGAAGCGGACAAGCTCCGGGTCGTATTCGTCTGCTCGGGAAACATCTGCCGCTCCCCCATGGCGGAGATCGTTTTTCGCGAGCAGCTGCGAAGGGCGGGGCTGTCCGGCTCGGTCGCGGTGAGCAGCGCGGGCACCGGGCCGTGGCACGTCGGCGAGCCCGCGGACGGCAGGGCGATCGCGACCTTGACCGCCAACGGTTATCACGACGGAGCCGCCGAACACGTCGCGGCCCAGATCGGGCGAGACCACCTGTCGGCGGATCTGCTGCTGGCCGCCGACAACGGTCACGCACGCGAACTGCGCGCGCTCCTTCCGGGCCAGACCGGGAAGGTCGCGCTGCTGCGCGGTTTCGATCCCGAGGCTCCCGAAGGCGCCGAGGTGCCCGATCCGTATTACGGGGGCGACGACGCCATGTCCGGGTTCACTGACGTGCTCGGCATGATCGAACGCGCCATGCCCGCGCTGCTCGACTGGGTTCGCGAGCGCCGATGA
- a CDS encoding Nif3-like dinuclear metal center hexameric protein: MSATVADVLAVLDAAYPPSLAESWDAVGLVCGDRHEVVDKVLVCVDPVRATVDEAVEIGAQLIVAHHPLLLRGVHGVPADSVKGSLVHRMIRGGIALFCAHTNADSADPGVSDALADALGLRVLRPLSPHPDGTTGIGRIGELPEPEPFARFVERVGGALPETRPGVFGAGDPDRPIRTVAVSGGAGDSYLAVATEAGVDAYVTADLRHHPAGEHLERGAEVPALVGLTHWASEWPWCGQAAELIRGAGNVEVHVSTRCTDPWNLRA; the protein is encoded by the coding sequence ATGTCAGCGACTGTTGCCGACGTGCTCGCCGTTCTCGACGCCGCGTACCCGCCCTCGCTCGCCGAATCGTGGGACGCGGTGGGCCTTGTGTGCGGAGACCGCCATGAAGTCGTCGACAAGGTGCTGGTGTGCGTCGATCCCGTGCGGGCGACCGTCGACGAGGCCGTCGAGATCGGTGCTCAGCTCATCGTCGCCCACCATCCGTTGCTCTTGCGTGGCGTGCACGGGGTTCCTGCCGACAGCGTGAAGGGCTCGCTCGTGCACCGCATGATCCGAGGCGGTATCGCCCTGTTCTGCGCGCACACCAACGCCGACTCGGCTGATCCTGGCGTGTCCGACGCGCTGGCTGACGCGCTGGGGCTGAGGGTGCTGCGCCCGCTTTCGCCGCATCCCGACGGCACGACCGGCATCGGCAGGATCGGTGAACTACCCGAGCCCGAGCCGTTCGCTCGCTTCGTCGAGCGGGTCGGCGGGGCGCTGCCGGAGACGCGGCCTGGGGTGTTCGGCGCGGGCGACCCGGACCGTCCGATCAGGACGGTCGCGGTGTCGGGCGGCGCGGGGGACAGCTACCTCGCCGTCGCCACCGAGGCCGGTGTCGACGCCTACGTCACGGCCGACCTGAGGCACCACCCCGCCGGAGAACACCTCGAACGCGGCGCTGAGGTACCGGCACTCGTCGGCCTCACGCACTGGGCCAGCGAGTGGCCGTGGTGCGGGCAAGCCGCCGAGCTGATCAGGGGGGCGGGTAACGTCGAGGTTCACGTCTCCACCCGGTGCACCGATCCGTGGAATCTGAGAGCGTGA
- a CDS encoding zinc ribbon domain-containing protein: MKADPAVQRQLLDLAKVDAELSRVAHRRRTLPELAEIAEVEKTLRERRDALIAVQTSSSDLDREVTRQEREVDSVRARAERDRTLMQSGSVSAKQLTDLEHELESLNRRQTALEDDLLELMERKEALDLDTQRTAAEVDKAEQDLAGASKRRDDVLADLDTTQARREADREGLLPRFPEDLLKLYERVRQQKSIGAALLRARRCGACQLELDRSALADIKNAQADEVVRCDNCGAILVRTLESGL, encoded by the coding sequence GTGAAGGCTGACCCCGCCGTGCAACGCCAGTTGCTCGATCTCGCCAAGGTCGACGCCGAGCTCTCCAGAGTGGCGCACCGGCGGCGCACGCTGCCGGAACTGGCTGAGATCGCGGAGGTGGAGAAGACGCTGCGGGAGCGAAGGGACGCGCTGATCGCGGTGCAGACGTCGAGCTCGGATCTCGACCGCGAGGTGACGAGGCAGGAGCGCGAGGTCGACTCGGTGAGGGCGAGGGCGGAGCGCGACCGCACGCTGATGCAGTCCGGTTCGGTCTCGGCGAAGCAGCTCACCGACCTCGAACACGAGCTGGAATCGCTGAACCGCAGGCAAACCGCGCTCGAAGACGACCTGCTCGAACTGATGGAGCGCAAGGAGGCGCTCGACCTCGACACCCAGCGCACGGCCGCGGAGGTGGACAAGGCAGAGCAGGATCTCGCCGGCGCGTCGAAGCGCAGGGACGACGTGCTCGCCGACCTGGACACCACGCAGGCGCGCAGGGAAGCCGACAGGGAAGGTCTGCTGCCGAGGTTTCCCGAGGACCTGCTCAAGCTGTACGAGCGGGTCCGGCAGCAGAAGAGCATCGGAGCCGCGCTGCTGAGGGCTCGCCGCTGCGGTGCCTGCCAGCTCGAACTCGACCGCTCCGCGCTGGCCGACATCAAGAACGCGCAGGCCGACGAGGTCGTCCGATGCGACAACTGCGGCGCGATCCTGGTGCGCACGCTGGAATCGGGGCTGTGA
- a CDS encoding bifunctional RNase H/acid phosphatase: MTVRVTVEADGGSRGNPGPAGYGAVVKEAESGAVLAERTGGLGVATNNVAEYRGLIAGLEAAAEAGASTVDVRMDSKLVVEQMSGRWKIKNAVLQPLAQQAKELAGRFERVRYEWIPRASNAHADRLANEAMDHQDSGGSSDPSGAERVSSGPDRVSPTGWTGATGTPTRLLLLRHGQTPMSVERRYSGRGDVSLTEHGKAQAGSAARRLAGMRGLADEDGPVAIVASPLTRTMQTAQAVADAIGGRVTTHPGLVETDFGEWEGLTFAEAAERDPEIHRRWMSDTSVPAPGGESFDEVHRRVRKALDELFANHAGEQVVVVSHVTPIKSLLRMGLDAGPSLLFRLHLDPASLSIADFYPDGNASVRLVNDISHLG, encoded by the coding sequence GTGACCGTGCGGGTCACGGTCGAGGCCGACGGAGGCTCGCGCGGCAACCCGGGACCCGCGGGCTACGGCGCCGTCGTCAAGGAGGCCGAGTCGGGGGCGGTTCTCGCGGAGCGGACCGGTGGGCTCGGCGTCGCCACGAACAACGTGGCCGAGTATCGCGGGCTCATCGCGGGACTCGAAGCGGCGGCGGAGGCCGGAGCCTCCACTGTGGACGTCAGGATGGATTCCAAACTCGTCGTCGAGCAGATGTCGGGCAGGTGGAAGATCAAGAACGCGGTACTGCAACCGTTGGCACAGCAGGCGAAGGAGCTTGCCGGCCGGTTCGAGCGGGTGCGGTACGAGTGGATTCCGCGCGCGAGCAACGCGCACGCCGACCGGCTCGCCAACGAGGCCATGGATCACCAGGATTCCGGTGGCTCTTCGGACCCGAGTGGCGCGGAGCGGGTGAGCAGTGGTCCCGACCGCGTGTCCCCGACGGGATGGACCGGAGCCACCGGCACGCCGACGAGGCTGTTGCTGTTGCGGCACGGGCAGACCCCCATGTCTGTCGAGCGGCGGTATTCGGGAAGGGGTGACGTCTCGCTCACCGAGCACGGCAAGGCACAGGCCGGCTCGGCGGCCCGGCGGCTCGCCGGAATGCGGGGCCTCGCCGACGAGGACGGTCCGGTCGCGATCGTCGCTTCGCCGTTGACCCGGACGATGCAGACCGCGCAGGCGGTGGCCGACGCGATCGGCGGAAGGGTCACCACCCATCCCGGACTCGTCGAGACGGACTTCGGTGAGTGGGAGGGGCTGACGTTCGCGGAGGCGGCCGAGCGCGACCCGGAGATCCACCGCAGGTGGATGAGTGACACGTCGGTCCCTGCTCCGGGCGGGGAGAGCTTCGACGAGGTGCACCGCAGGGTCCGCAAGGCGCTGGACGAACTGTTCGCCAACCACGCGGGCGAGCAGGTCGTCGTCGTGAGCCACGTGACCCCGATCAAATCGCTGCTGCGCATGGGGCTCGACGCGGGACCCTCGTTGCTGTTCCGGCTACACCTCGACCCCGCCTCGCTGTCGATCGCCGACTTCTACCCCGACGGCAACGCCTCCGTCCGGCTCGTCAACGACATCTCCCACCTCGGCTAA
- a CDS encoding SCO5389 family protein: MSLSVSPELLAQAQEGEVRDEEFIRCIQESLPYAWSVVEQTAEKLRANDVSYVVNEDVPPDEQAWGQLFRLVSSNAMREAVERKFGARLAFQNCCKVALFEPSAEAEFAEFTSVRAQILNQKPELLNC, encoded by the coding sequence ATGTCACTCAGCGTTTCGCCGGAACTGCTGGCTCAAGCCCAAGAGGGTGAGGTTCGGGACGAGGAATTCATTCGTTGTATTCAGGAATCGCTACCTTACGCTTGGTCTGTCGTTGAGCAGACTGCGGAGAAGCTGAGGGCCAACGACGTGAGCTATGTCGTGAACGAGGACGTCCCACCAGATGAGCAGGCATGGGGACAGCTCTTCCGCTTGGTGTCGAGCAACGCCATGCGCGAGGCGGTCGAGCGGAAGTTCGGCGCGCGACTTGCCTTTCAGAACTGCTGCAAGGTCGCCTTGTTCGAGCCATCGGCGGAGGCCGAGTTTGCGGAGTTCACGTCTGTTCGCGCGCAGATTCTGAACCAGAAACCCGAACTGTTGAACTGCTGA
- a CDS encoding GntR family transcriptional regulator, producing the protein MTDHMYERIATALREQIVEGALQPGERLPTQEVLSEQFGVSRIVARRALDILEGEGLIDRVRGGGAFVRRYQPLVRRSAQHYQTDPGAPFAEEAFAAERIPRYSHNTYPDRAGLDIAKRLQIPVGSDVMRTDYVSYANDEPMMLTYSYEPLAITKGTPIERPEEGIHMTAGLVDRFTSIEMRPTRVVERLRSRMPRPSETEQLQLRPGTPVILIVRTTYHDQIPLETADILLDAHRYELEYSLRVDPLQ; encoded by the coding sequence GTGACTGATCACATGTACGAGCGGATAGCCACGGCTTTGCGTGAGCAAATCGTTGAAGGCGCACTTCAGCCGGGCGAACGTCTGCCGACACAGGAGGTGCTGAGTGAGCAGTTCGGCGTCTCGCGAATCGTGGCCCGCCGAGCATTGGACATACTCGAAGGCGAAGGGCTCATCGATCGAGTGCGCGGCGGCGGGGCCTTCGTTCGGCGATACCAGCCGCTCGTGCGCAGATCAGCACAGCACTACCAAACCGACCCCGGCGCCCCCTTCGCAGAGGAAGCTTTCGCCGCTGAACGGATCCCGCGCTACAGCCACAACACCTACCCCGACCGCGCGGGACTGGACATAGCAAAGCGGCTGCAAATCCCGGTCGGTTCCGACGTCATGCGCACGGATTACGTCTCGTACGCGAACGACGAACCCATGATGCTGACCTACTCGTACGAACCACTGGCGATCACCAAGGGCACGCCGATCGAGCGCCCGGAAGAGGGCATCCACATGACTGCTGGGCTGGTCGATCGCTTCACCTCCATCGAGATGCGACCGACACGAGTCGTCGAACGTCTGCGCTCACGGATGCCACGCCCATCCGAGACCGAGCAACTTCAGCTCCGGCCAGGAACCCCCGTCATCCTGATCGTGCGAACTACCTATCACGATCAAATACCACTCGAAACTGCCGACATCCTGTTGGACGCACATCGATACGAACTCGAATATTCACTAAGGGTCGACCCATTGCAATAA
- a CDS encoding AMED_5909 family protein, which yields MTTDRWRRAREARTLMEAHEALGALLPPRDAAPAVWREFYQRSAGVYAMVAEIDRGHHHEALYWAGRERKKAEVLGQR from the coding sequence ATGACGACCGATCGGTGGCGGAGGGCGCGTGAGGCGCGGACGTTGATGGAGGCGCACGAGGCGTTGGGTGCGCTGTTGCCGCCGAGAGACGCCGCTCCTGCCGTGTGGCGGGAGTTCTATCAGCGGAGTGCAGGGGTGTACGCCATGGTCGCGGAGATCGACCGGGGACACCATCACGAAGCGCTGTATTGGGCTGGGCGTGAACGGAAGAAGGCGGAGGTGTTGGGGCAACGGTAG
- a CDS encoding FtsK/SpoIIIE domain-containing protein yields the protein MKLVVSPIAAVWLVCWLLFQFGRVVVRYPLTVAVAVLVGWVQAVAGWWVLAFTLLAVVVVLGLWRWRHPSSFGRFVVPQPRTEFRRLSVYGCQWRMVMRLSDLVKTSRGKEYRPKLGRVRAEGWRDRVRVRMVKGQAPEQWELHASGLAHAFKARSCRIRVLAPGRLELDLVHRDPLVRPVPAPALASETASVDLRRVTVGRTETGKPWRLRLLGTHVLAVGVSGAGKGSLLWSIVWALVPLIRSGRVRLAGIDPKGGMELGQAPEVFGRVVFDNGPDAVALLEEIAATVKERASRYRGRLRAWTPETGDPFILLVVDELADVIAYQTDKNLRERANRAVQTITSQGRAPGVCVLGLLQDPRKEVVSFRHLFSTRIAMRCDEKAQVDMVLGDGVRERGATAHEISEHTPGVGWAKEDGRREPFRARAFHVTDTDLDELVTYVTGVPVHRADVLSFPYPQDGAQGGGVAA from the coding sequence GTGAAGCTTGTCGTTTCGCCGATTGCGGCGGTGTGGTTGGTGTGCTGGTTGTTGTTCCAGTTTGGTCGGGTGGTGGTGCGGTATCCGCTGACGGTTGCGGTGGCGGTGCTGGTGGGTTGGGTTCAGGCTGTTGCTGGTTGGTGGGTGCTGGCTTTCACGTTGTTGGCCGTGGTTGTGGTGCTGGGGTTGTGGCGGTGGCGTCATCCTTCGTCGTTCGGCCGGTTCGTGGTCCCGCAGCCGCGTACGGAGTTTCGGCGGTTGTCGGTGTATGGGTGTCAGTGGCGGATGGTGATGCGGCTGTCGGATTTGGTGAAGACCAGTCGTGGCAAGGAATATCGGCCGAAGCTTGGTCGGGTGCGTGCTGAGGGTTGGCGGGACCGAGTTCGGGTGCGGATGGTGAAGGGGCAGGCTCCGGAGCAGTGGGAGCTACACGCCTCCGGCCTCGCGCACGCGTTCAAAGCCCGCTCCTGCCGGATACGGGTTCTCGCACCGGGTCGGCTGGAGCTGGATTTGGTGCATCGTGATCCGCTCGTGCGGCCTGTCCCTGCCCCGGCTCTGGCGTCTGAGACCGCGTCGGTGGATCTCAGGCGCGTGACGGTGGGGCGGACGGAGACGGGTAAGCCGTGGCGGTTGCGGCTTTTGGGCACGCATGTGTTGGCGGTGGGTGTGTCGGGTGCGGGTAAGGGTTCGTTGTTGTGGTCGATCGTGTGGGCTTTGGTCCCGCTGATCCGCTCAGGCAGGGTGCGGCTTGCGGGGATTGACCCGAAGGGTGGTATGGAACTGGGTCAGGCGCCGGAGGTGTTTGGCCGGGTGGTGTTCGACAACGGCCCGGATGCCGTGGCGTTGTTGGAGGAGATCGCGGCCACGGTGAAGGAACGCGCGTCGCGATATCGGGGCAGGTTGCGGGCGTGGACCCCGGAGACGGGGGACCCGTTCATTCTCCTCGTGGTGGATGAGTTGGCGGATGTGATCGCCTACCAAACCGACAAGAACCTCCGCGAGCGCGCCAATCGGGCCGTGCAAACGATCACCAGTCAGGGCCGCGCGCCCGGTGTCTGCGTCCTCGGGCTACTTCAGGATCCGCGTAAGGAGGTTGTGTCGTTCCGGCATCTGTTCTCCACCCGGATCGCGATGCGCTGCGATGAGAAGGCACAGGTGGACATGGTGTTGGGGGACGGTGTCCGGGAGCGGGGCGCCACCGCGCACGAGATTTCCGAACACACCCCGGGCGTGGGGTGGGCGAAGGAAGACGGTCGGCGGGAACCGTTTCGGGCGCGGGCCTTTCATGTCACCGACACCGACCTGGATGAGCTGGTTACGTATGTGACCGGGGTTCCTGTGCACCGCGCTGACGTCCTGTCTTTCCCCTATCCACAGGACGGTGCACAGGGTGGGGGTGTTGCCGCATGA
- a CDS encoding replication initiator: protein MSEVTSTPVDVIGQTRAQRMRQPLSADVIKATAEKHGVCVRPFTMEVGDPDTGELRYVAVPCGSTLESVCLPCAKKAKALRQTQCREGWHLTEEPDFTAESPSQAQTELMEFRADLVRAYQQALGDGAECDAEELREEIRGVDEELRQLGMRGRLPSPELPAKQSTKRSTKRRQDAPDLPTRKVAKTTVGREFAGRFRPSMFVTLTCDTYGRVREDGTPVDSGSYDYRRAARDAVHFSSLVDRWWQNLRRVVGWDVQYFATVEPQKRAAPHLHTAIRGSISHEVIRLVTAATYHQVWWPNHDRLVYDGDQIPVWDSRTGSFVDPETRHPLTGWHDAVETVEEPAHVVRFGRQVHSKGILGNTEEAGRHIGYLTKYLTKSTGEVVEATSIRQRDHHDRLHAELSITPCSPRCAVWLLYGIQPLGANAKTTPGRCKGRAHRRSTLGLPGRRVLVSRKWSGKSLADHKADRKRFVRDMLASVGIHKPERDTTRLIWRKVAPGDQQVPPRAHLLMRAIAERITWRAEYDRALLAAQPPPGQHPQTSATPLAA, encoded by the coding sequence ATGAGCGAGGTGACATCAACACCGGTGGACGTGATCGGGCAGACGCGTGCGCAGAGGATGCGGCAACCGCTGTCGGCGGATGTCATCAAGGCGACGGCGGAGAAGCACGGGGTGTGTGTGCGGCCGTTCACCATGGAGGTGGGTGACCCGGACACCGGCGAACTGCGCTACGTCGCCGTACCGTGCGGGTCGACGTTGGAGTCGGTGTGCCTGCCGTGTGCGAAGAAGGCGAAGGCGTTGCGGCAAACCCAATGCCGCGAAGGCTGGCACCTCACCGAAGAACCGGACTTCACCGCGGAATCGCCCAGCCAGGCCCAGACGGAGTTGATGGAGTTCCGCGCCGACCTCGTGCGCGCCTACCAGCAAGCACTCGGCGACGGCGCCGAATGTGACGCCGAGGAACTGCGGGAGGAGATCCGGGGCGTCGATGAGGAGCTTCGGCAACTCGGGATGCGCGGCCGTCTGCCCTCGCCCGAGCTTCCGGCCAAGCAGTCCACGAAACGCTCCACGAAGCGGCGGCAGGACGCTCCCGACTTGCCGACAAGGAAGGTCGCCAAGACCACGGTCGGGCGGGAGTTCGCGGGCAGGTTCCGGCCCTCGATGTTCGTGACGCTGACCTGTGACACCTACGGCCGGGTGCGTGAGGACGGCACACCGGTTGATTCGGGTAGCTATGACTATCGGCGGGCGGCGCGGGATGCGGTGCATTTCTCGTCGTTGGTGGATCGGTGGTGGCAGAACCTGCGCCGCGTCGTGGGCTGGGATGTGCAGTACTTCGCCACCGTCGAACCCCAGAAACGAGCCGCCCCGCACCTGCACACCGCGATCCGTGGGTCGATTTCGCACGAGGTCATCCGGCTGGTCACGGCTGCCACGTATCACCAGGTCTGGTGGCCCAACCATGATCGGCTGGTTTATGACGGTGACCAGATACCCGTCTGGGACTCCCGCACAGGCTCCTTTGTGGACCCGGAGACACGACACCCGCTGACTGGGTGGCACGACGCGGTCGAGACGGTGGAGGAACCGGCGCATGTGGTGCGCTTCGGGCGGCAGGTGCACTCCAAGGGCATCCTCGGCAACACCGAAGAAGCCGGACGGCACATCGGCTATCTGACCAAGTACCTCACCAAGTCCACTGGGGAGGTTGTCGAGGCCACGTCCATCAGGCAGCGGGATCACCACGACCGGTTGCACGCGGAACTGTCGATCACGCCGTGTTCGCCTCGGTGTGCGGTGTGGTTGCTCTACGGCATCCAACCCTTGGGTGCCAACGCGAAAACCACCCCGGGACGGTGCAAGGGGCGGGCGCATCGGCGTTCCACGCTTGGGCTGCCCGGACGGCGGGTGCTGGTGTCGCGGAAGTGGTCGGGCAAGTCGCTGGCCGACCACAAAGCCGACCGCAAACGCTTCGTGCGGGACATGCTCGCCTCAGTCGGCATCCACAAACCCGAACGCGACACCACCCGCCTGATCTGGCGCAAGGTCGCACCCGGTGACCAGCAGGTGCCGCCGAGGGCGCATCTGCTCATGCGGGCCATCGCCGAACGCATCACCTGGCGCGCCGAATACGACCGAGCCCTACTCGCCGCACAACCACCACCAGGCCAACACCCCCAAACTTCGGCAACTCCACTCGCAGCCTGA
- a CDS encoding helix-turn-helix domain-containing protein, producing MGNVRKMHRLWTVEDVSDYLGVPVKTLYQWKWRGEGPPVRKIGRHLRYDPDAVMRWVDGEAA from the coding sequence ATGGGAAATGTGAGGAAGATGCATCGGCTGTGGACAGTGGAGGATGTCTCCGACTACCTCGGTGTGCCGGTCAAGACGCTCTACCAGTGGAAATGGCGCGGGGAGGGACCGCCGGTTCGCAAGATCGGTCGTCACCTCCGCTACGACCCGGACGCGGTTATGCGCTGGGTGGATGGTGAGGCGGCGTAA